One genomic window of Acidovorax radicis includes the following:
- a CDS encoding DUF2306 domain-containing protein, with protein MPLTPVIAIHLAAALAAVAIGPIALWARQGATQRPRLHRAAGYAWVTLMVATAVSAIFISGGNGPRWGSFGLIHLLIPVTLGMLALSFAHLARRNIVGHRQAMQRVYIGACVVAGAFTLMPSRYLGHSLWSALGVVV; from the coding sequence ATGCCACTCACCCCCGTCATCGCCATCCACCTTGCCGCTGCCCTGGCTGCGGTTGCCATCGGTCCCATCGCCCTGTGGGCCCGCCAAGGCGCCACCCAACGGCCCCGCCTGCACCGTGCGGCAGGGTATGCCTGGGTCACGCTCATGGTGGCCACGGCGGTCTCCGCCATCTTCATCAGTGGCGGCAACGGCCCTCGCTGGGGCAGCTTTGGCCTGATTCACCTGCTGATCCCGGTGACGCTGGGCATGCTGGCCCTGTCCTTTGCGCACCTGGCACGCCGCAACATCGTGGGCCACCGCCAGGCCATGCAACGGGTCTACATCGGCGCCTGTGTCGTGGCCGGTGCTTTCACCTTGATGCCATCGCGCTACCTGGGCCATTCGCTCTGGTCCGCGTTGGGTGTTGTGGTCTGA
- a CDS encoding DUF6622 family protein, with amino-acid sequence MLLNLLIQQPQMLGPIVQNTPYWVWGLLAGLLGLGASQLRDRTVSLARALAMPLAMTGLSVYGIASAFGRAGQTGAAMGVWLAAAACIAGLALWLQPAASHGTLYAAASRSFYIPGSAMPLALILGIFLTKYFVGVELAMQPALARDGSFALQIAALYGVFNGLFAARSLRLWRLARRSAAFSTPATPATPSATPTTPTASA; translated from the coding sequence ATGCTGCTCAACCTGCTCATCCAACAACCCCAGATGCTGGGGCCTATCGTCCAGAACACCCCCTACTGGGTCTGGGGCCTTTTGGCCGGCCTGCTGGGGCTCGGCGCCAGCCAGCTGCGTGACCGCACGGTCAGCCTGGCACGGGCCTTGGCCATGCCCCTGGCGATGACGGGCCTCTCGGTGTACGGCATTGCCTCTGCCTTTGGCCGCGCAGGCCAGACCGGCGCGGCAATGGGCGTATGGCTGGCGGCCGCTGCCTGCATCGCAGGCCTGGCGCTCTGGCTGCAACCCGCTGCCTCCCACGGCACCCTGTACGCGGCGGCATCGCGCAGCTTCTACATCCCGGGCAGCGCCATGCCATTGGCCCTCATCCTGGGCATCTTTCTGACCAAATACTTTGTGGGGGTGGAGCTGGCCATGCAACCGGCCCTGGCCCGCGACGGCAGCTTTGCCCTGCAGATCGCCGCACTGTATGGCGTATTCAACGGCCTGTTTGCGGCCCGGTCACTGCGCCTGTGGCGCCTGGCACGGCGCAGTGCGGCCTTTTCCACACCTGCCACCCCTGCCACGCCATCCGCCACACCAACCACCCCAACCGCTTCGGCGTGA
- a CDS encoding LytR/AlgR family response regulator transcription factor, with translation MNQPAPRALIAEDEPLLAAALQQELARAWPTLQIAATVGDGLSAVKQALALLPDVLFFDIRMPGQSGLDAAVELADAWPTEGPSGRPFPALVFVTAYDQYAVQAFEAQAVDYLLKPVQAARLQKTVQKLQLALMNKAQPAINLEATMEQLRHLLAAPGIASPPAAAPPSSTAPLTLIQASSGSQIHMVPVADVLYFEAADKYVRVLTAAREYLIRTPLKELTAQLDTQLFWQIHRSTLVRASAITTVTRDEVGKLHLELAGRAEKLPVSRLYAHLFKAM, from the coding sequence ATGAACCAGCCCGCCCCCCGCGCCCTGATTGCCGAGGACGAACCCCTGCTGGCCGCCGCGCTGCAGCAGGAGCTGGCCCGTGCCTGGCCCACGCTGCAGATCGCCGCCACCGTGGGGGATGGCTTGTCGGCCGTCAAGCAGGCACTGGCTCTGCTGCCCGACGTGCTGTTCTTCGACATCCGCATGCCCGGCCAGAGCGGGCTGGATGCCGCCGTAGAGCTGGCCGACGCCTGGCCCACCGAAGGCCCCTCCGGCCGTCCCTTTCCCGCGCTGGTGTTCGTGACGGCCTACGACCAGTACGCGGTGCAGGCGTTTGAAGCACAGGCCGTGGACTACCTGCTTAAGCCCGTGCAAGCGGCCCGCTTGCAAAAAACAGTGCAAAAACTGCAGCTAGCGCTTATGAATAAAGCGCAACCAGCTATCAATTTAGAAGCAACCATGGAGCAGCTGCGCCACCTGTTGGCAGCGCCCGGTATCGCGTCGCCGCCCGCGGCAGCACCGCCGAGCAGCACCGCGCCCCTCACCCTCATCCAGGCCAGCAGCGGCAGCCAGATCCACATGGTGCCCGTGGCCGACGTGCTGTACTTTGAAGCGGCCGACAAATACGTGCGGGTGCTGACTGCGGCACGTGAATATTTGATCCGCACGCCGCTCAAGGAGCTGACGGCCCAGCTTGATACCCAGCTGTTCTGGCAGATCCACCGCAGCACCCTGGTGCGCGCCAGCGCCATCACCACCGTGACACGCGACGAGGTGGGCAAGCTGCATCTGGAGCTGGCAGGCCGCGCTGAAAAACTGCCCGTAAGCCGCCTCTACGCCCACCTGTTCAAGGCGATGTAA
- a CDS encoding ATP-binding cassette domain-containing protein yields MSENVVLRVEGLCFAYPECGVLEQWSAALPAGLTLVRGDESSGKTTLLRLLAGQLQPQAGQIRLQGLSPGDAPKAYAQKVFWADPRSGDLDALTARGWLGSLPARYPLWDAAALAAHTEGFTLHEHLDKPFYALSTGSKRKVLMAGALASGAPLTLIDEPVGGLDKPSAAYLGRALAQVAGQPGRVVVVAHYESLPGVPWGTVVELNG; encoded by the coding sequence ATGTCTGAGAACGTGGTGTTGCGGGTGGAAGGTCTGTGTTTTGCCTACCCCGAATGTGGGGTGCTGGAGCAGTGGTCGGCGGCGCTACCCGCAGGTTTGACGCTGGTGCGTGGCGACGAGAGCAGTGGCAAGACCACGCTGCTGCGCCTGCTGGCGGGGCAACTCCAGCCACAGGCCGGGCAGATCAGGCTGCAGGGGCTGAGTCCAGGCGATGCGCCCAAGGCCTATGCGCAAAAAGTGTTCTGGGCCGACCCCCGCTCTGGCGATCTGGATGCACTCACGGCCCGGGGCTGGCTGGGCAGCCTGCCCGCCCGCTACCCGTTGTGGGATGCCGCAGCGCTCGCTGCGCACACCGAAGGCTTCACGTTGCACGAACATCTGGACAAGCCGTTCTATGCGCTGTCGACCGGCAGCAAACGCAAAGTGCTCATGGCTGGGGCCTTGGCCTCGGGCGCGCCGCTGACCTTGATCGACGAGCCCGTGGGCGGGCTCGACAAGCCATCGGCCGCGTACCTGGGCCGCGCCCTGGCGCAGGTGGCCGGCCAGCCGGGGCGCGTGGTGGTGGTGGCGCACTACGAGTCCTTGCCGGGTGTGCCTTGGGGCACGGTGGTGGAACTGAACGGTTGA
- a CDS encoding 2TM domain-containing protein — MPMTPEDIDQLARKRAGAKLGWYAHAAVFTLVNLMLWGMSRYGFGNRPWSVYPLLGWGLGLALHGISVFVLGTGSGLRERMVQKERERLQRQRDRD, encoded by the coding sequence ATGCCCATGACACCCGAAGATATCGACCAACTGGCCCGCAAGCGCGCTGGTGCCAAACTAGGCTGGTACGCGCACGCGGCCGTCTTCACCCTGGTCAATCTGATGCTCTGGGGGATGTCGCGCTATGGCTTTGGCAACCGCCCTTGGTCGGTGTACCCGCTGCTGGGCTGGGGGCTGGGCCTGGCGCTGCACGGCATCTCGGTGTTCGTGCTGGGCACCGGCAGTGGCCTGCGCGAGCGCATGGTGCAAAAGGAGCGCGAACGCCTCCAGCGCCAACGCGACAGGGACTGA
- a CDS encoding sensor histidine kinase, whose translation MTIDWIDKLRRLLQTIAFCLAISAIQYAFQPEKPYDIAARYSLAIGVLTWALIDFGRHLFTSSDDTGWPAGIAGVVLPVAGIVLGYLGGTLLADWWCGISSWDERGRAQLRISIGITLLAGVAAIYYFYINGKSAWLQAKVHEVRSQASEAQLKLLETQLEPHMLFNTLANLRMLIGTDPVRAQAMLDRIIAYLRATLTASRSTQHPLANEFDRLHDYLELMAVRMGPRLAYTLDLPDALRDVPVPPLLLQPLVENAIRHGLEPQVEGGHITVRASTRAAPSGPLLVIEVNDTGAGLQGTLPTPGPGQSFGLTQVRERLATLHGAAGTLDLIAASAGGTSASVVFPLKSVTHP comes from the coding sequence ATGACCATCGACTGGATCGACAAGCTGCGCCGCCTGCTGCAGACGATTGCGTTCTGCCTGGCCATCTCGGCGATCCAGTATGCGTTCCAGCCCGAAAAGCCCTACGACATCGCTGCACGCTACTCGCTGGCCATCGGCGTCCTGACCTGGGCGCTCATCGACTTCGGGCGGCACCTTTTCACGTCGAGCGACGACACGGGCTGGCCCGCAGGCATTGCAGGCGTGGTGCTGCCGGTGGCGGGCATCGTTCTCGGTTACCTCGGTGGCACCCTGCTGGCCGACTGGTGGTGCGGTATCTCGTCCTGGGACGAGCGCGGCCGGGCGCAGTTGCGCATCTCCATCGGCATCACGCTGCTAGCAGGTGTGGCGGCCATCTACTACTTCTACATCAATGGCAAAAGCGCCTGGCTGCAAGCCAAGGTGCATGAGGTGCGCAGCCAGGCCAGCGAGGCGCAGCTCAAGCTGCTGGAAACCCAGCTCGAACCCCACATGCTGTTCAACACGCTGGCCAACCTGCGCATGCTGATCGGCACCGACCCCGTGCGCGCGCAGGCCATGCTCGACCGCATCATTGCCTACCTGCGCGCCACACTCACCGCATCGCGCAGCACCCAGCACCCGCTGGCCAACGAATTTGACCGCCTGCACGACTACCTGGAACTGATGGCCGTGCGCATGGGCCCGCGTTTGGCCTACACGCTGGACCTGCCCGATGCGTTGCGGGATGTGCCCGTGCCCCCGCTGCTGCTGCAACCCCTGGTGGAAAACGCCATTCGCCACGGCCTGGAGCCCCAAGTGGAAGGCGGCCACATCACCGTGCGCGCCAGCACGCGTGCCGCGCCCAGCGGCCCCCTGCTGGTGATCGAGGTCAACGACACCGGCGCGGGCCTGCAGGGCACCCTGCCCACCCCGGGCCCTGGCCAGAGTTTTGGCCTGACCCAGGTACGCGAGCGCCTGGCCACCTTGCATGGCGCCGCAGGAACTCTTGATTTGATAGCTGCCAGCGCAGGCGGGACAAGCGCTAGCGTCGTTTTTCCTTTGAAATCCGTCACCCACCCATGA
- a CDS encoding EamA family transporter — protein sequence MTARTLSRGDLLRALAVVVIWGLNFVVMKLGLQGLSPMLLGALRFTAASLPFLLFVPRPSLPWRFVVGYGLAQGLGQFGFLFLGLQLGMTAGMASVVMQTQAFFTLLLAAPMLGERAKPWQWWGLLLAFGGLMTIGLAHGEGPGQMTLAGFVLTLGAAFMWAVSNLVVRRAARAGAYAPLPFIVWSSVVPIVPFFALAMWTEGASGVLAQLQAIDRTAVLAVGYLALLATLLAYTLWTQLLQRHAAGRVTPFSLLVPVVGLWAAYAFLGETPLPLQWAGAAAVLCGLVVNQTGGWLVARWRRKAQANSTAL from the coding sequence ATGACCGCGCGGACACTGAGCCGCGGCGACCTGCTGCGGGCGCTGGCCGTGGTGGTCATCTGGGGGCTGAATTTTGTGGTGATGAAGCTCGGCTTGCAGGGGCTCAGCCCCATGCTGCTGGGCGCCCTTCGCTTCACCGCTGCATCACTGCCTTTTCTGCTGTTCGTTCCACGCCCGTCGCTGCCCTGGCGCTTTGTGGTGGGCTATGGGCTGGCGCAGGGGCTGGGGCAGTTTGGTTTTCTGTTCCTGGGGCTGCAGTTGGGCATGACGGCGGGCATGGCATCGGTGGTCATGCAGACGCAGGCATTTTTTACGCTGCTGTTGGCCGCCCCTATGCTGGGTGAGCGCGCCAAGCCTTGGCAGTGGTGGGGTCTGCTGCTGGCGTTTGGTGGCCTCATGACGATTGGTCTGGCCCATGGCGAAGGGCCGGGGCAGATGACGCTCGCTGGGTTTGTGCTCACGCTCGGCGCCGCCTTCATGTGGGCGGTGTCCAACCTGGTGGTGCGGCGCGCGGCGCGGGCCGGGGCGTATGCGCCGCTTCCTTTCATCGTGTGGAGCAGCGTGGTGCCCATCGTTCCATTTTTTGCGTTGGCGATGTGGACCGAGGGCGCGAGCGGCGTACTGGCTCAGTTACAGGCCATTGATCGGACGGCGGTGCTGGCGGTGGGCTACCTGGCGTTGCTGGCCACCTTGCTGGCCTATACGCTGTGGACGCAACTGCTGCAGCGCCATGCGGCCGGGCGTGTCACGCCGTTTTCGCTGCTGGTGCCCGTGGTGGGGCTGTGGGCTGCCTACGCATTTTTGGGCGAAACACCCTTGCCGCTGCAATGGGCGGGCGCGGCGGCCGTGTTGTGTGGGTTGGTGGTTAACCAGACCGGTGGCTGGCTGGTGGCACGCTGGCGGCGCAAAGCCCAGGCAAACTCGACCGCTCTCTAG
- a CDS encoding LysE family translocator, translated as MDALLFAPVAVAIALTPGPNNFCGLNNGIRAGVGAALVATVGRVAAFAIFLTVSAVGLGAMLLASEAAFTAVKWVGACYLFWLGLRAWRSREFSGLEVIDGGEVKTSGAPVHLKALIAQEFLLGITNPKAIILFAAIFPQFIDPSQPALHQFVVLGAVYLGAEFVSTAVYAAGGRQIRRFIRTSQGVVRLNKATGGFFMGAGGLLLAAQR; from the coding sequence ATGGACGCGCTTCTTTTTGCCCCGGTGGCGGTTGCCATTGCGCTCACGCCCGGCCCCAACAACTTCTGCGGCCTGAACAACGGCATTCGTGCGGGGGTGGGCGCAGCGCTGGTGGCCACGGTGGGGCGGGTGGCGGCATTTGCGATCTTCCTGACCGTGTCTGCAGTGGGTCTGGGGGCCATGTTGCTGGCGTCTGAGGCGGCTTTCACCGCTGTGAAATGGGTGGGGGCGTGCTATCTGTTCTGGCTGGGGTTGCGGGCCTGGCGCAGCCGAGAGTTCAGCGGCCTGGAGGTGATCGACGGCGGCGAAGTCAAGACCAGTGGCGCACCGGTTCACCTCAAAGCGCTCATTGCCCAGGAGTTCTTGCTGGGCATCACCAACCCCAAGGCCATCATTTTGTTCGCGGCGATCTTTCCGCAGTTCATCGACCCCAGCCAACCGGCCCTGCACCAGTTTGTGGTGCTGGGGGCTGTGTACCTGGGGGCCGAATTTGTGTCCACGGCGGTTTATGCGGCCGGGGGCCGGCAGATCCGCCGGTTTATCCGCACCTCGCAGGGCGTCGTGCGCCTCAACAAGGCCACCGGCGGGTTCTTCATGGGAGCGGGTGGCCTGCTGCTGGCCGCCCAGCGCTGA
- a CDS encoding efflux RND transporter permease subunit — MSPSRPFIERPVATALLMVAIVLAGLVGFRFLPLSALPEVDYPTIQVQTLYPGASPEVMSRTVSAPLERQFGQMPGLERMASTSASGVSIVTLQFGLGLALDVAEQEVQAAINAGTSLLPADLPAPPVYAKVNPADAPVLTLAVSSDTLPLTEVQNLVNTRVAQKISQVSGVGLVSLAGGQRPAVRIQADTKALASYGIGLDTLRTAITAANANSAKGSFDGPQRSYTINANDQLLTAEDYKNLIVSWRNGAPVRMLEVARVVDSAENNRLGAWANETPAIILNVQRQPGANVIATVDSIKKLLPELQAGLPASLKVQVLSDRTKGIRSSVEHVEMELALAVLMVVLVIFFFLHSLRATVIASLAVPISLIGTCGVMYLLGYSLNNLSLMALTIATGFVVDDAIVMIENIARYLEEGEPPFQAAMKGATQIGFTIISLTVSLIAVLIPLLFMSDVVGRLFREFAVTLAITILISGVVSLTLVPMMAARWLRPEPVGGPTGVAGRINKGFERVIARYDRWLQWVLRHQGITLVVAVLTLALTALLYVVIPKGLFPTQDTGQLQARIEASQDVSYARMGELQMAAVRAILQDPDVQSLSSFAGVDAANNTMLNAGRLLINLKPQRDAQETIMQRLRERVRSVAGVTLYLQPTQDLTIDAESGPTEYRVSIGGVDSKQVNDWTHQLVARLQSEPKVRNATTDAGAQGLSAFVDIDRNTASRLAVTASAVDDTLYSAFGQRIVSTIFTETNQYRVILEAQQEQLNTPEALGTLQLRTGSGSPTPLAAVATIREQLAPLQVTRVAQYPSATLGFDKAEGVSLGTAVDAIRAAAKDIGMPQGLSMEFLGAAGAYEKSLSSQLWLILAAMVCVYIVLGVLYESYIHPVTILSTLPSAGVGALLALMVTGNDLGVIGIIGIILLIGIVKKNAIMMIDFAIDAERHQGMGPQQAIHQAALLRFRPILMTTLAALFAALPLMLGWGDGAELRRPLGLAIFGGLILSQMLTLFTTPVIYLAFDRLGRRWTGRGTAAAPVAGGEVP, encoded by the coding sequence ATGAGTCCTTCGCGTCCGTTCATTGAAAGGCCTGTGGCCACCGCGCTGCTGATGGTGGCGATCGTGCTGGCCGGTCTGGTGGGTTTTCGTTTCCTGCCGCTGTCGGCCTTGCCCGAGGTGGACTACCCCACCATCCAGGTGCAGACCCTGTACCCCGGGGCCAGCCCCGAGGTGATGAGCCGCACGGTGAGTGCACCACTGGAGCGGCAGTTTGGGCAGATGCCCGGGCTCGAACGCATGGCATCCACCAGTGCCTCGGGCGTGTCCATCGTCACCTTGCAGTTCGGCCTGGGGCTGGCGCTGGACGTGGCCGAGCAGGAAGTGCAGGCGGCCATCAATGCCGGCACCTCGCTGTTGCCGGCCGACCTGCCCGCCCCCCCGGTGTACGCCAAGGTCAACCCCGCCGATGCCCCGGTGCTGACGCTGGCCGTCAGCTCCGACACGCTGCCCCTGACCGAAGTGCAGAACCTGGTCAACACGCGCGTGGCGCAGAAGATCAGCCAGGTCAGCGGTGTGGGGCTGGTGTCGCTGGCGGGCGGGCAACGTCCTGCGGTGCGCATCCAGGCCGACACCAAGGCGCTCGCGTCGTATGGCATTGGCCTCGATACCCTGCGCACAGCCATCACGGCGGCCAATGCCAACAGTGCCAAGGGCAGCTTTGACGGGCCGCAGCGGTCGTACACCATCAATGCCAACGACCAACTCCTCACGGCCGAGGACTACAAGAATCTGATTGTCTCGTGGCGCAACGGTGCCCCGGTGCGCATGCTCGAAGTGGCGCGCGTGGTGGACAGTGCCGAGAACAACCGCCTGGGCGCCTGGGCCAACGAGACACCGGCCATCATCCTCAACGTGCAGCGGCAGCCGGGCGCCAACGTGATTGCCACCGTGGACAGCATCAAGAAACTGCTGCCCGAGCTGCAGGCGGGGCTGCCGGCGTCGCTCAAGGTGCAGGTGCTGTCGGATCGCACCAAGGGTATTCGCTCGTCGGTGGAACACGTCGAGATGGAGCTGGCGCTTGCTGTGCTCATGGTGGTGCTGGTGATTTTCTTTTTTCTGCACAGCCTGCGCGCCACGGTGATCGCGAGCCTGGCCGTCCCCATTTCGTTGATCGGCACCTGTGGCGTGATGTACCTGTTGGGCTACAGCCTCAACAACCTGAGCCTGATGGCGCTGACCATTGCCACGGGGTTTGTGGTGGACGACGCCATCGTGATGATCGAAAACATCGCGCGTTATCTGGAAGAAGGCGAGCCCCCGTTTCAAGCCGCCATGAAGGGCGCCACGCAGATCGGTTTCACGATCATTTCCCTGACGGTGTCGCTGATTGCCGTGCTGATTCCGTTGCTGTTCATGAGCGACGTGGTGGGGCGGCTGTTTCGGGAGTTCGCCGTGACGCTTGCGATCACCATCCTGATCTCGGGCGTGGTGTCGCTCACGCTGGTGCCCATGATGGCGGCACGCTGGTTGCGCCCCGAGCCTGTGGGTGGCCCCACGGGCGTGGCAGGCCGTATCAACAAGGGGTTTGAGCGGGTGATTGCGAGGTATGACCGCTGGTTGCAGTGGGTGTTGCGCCACCAGGGCATCACGTTGGTGGTGGCCGTGCTCACCCTGGCGCTCACCGCCTTGCTGTATGTGGTGATTCCCAAAGGGCTTTTTCCCACACAGGACACGGGGCAGCTGCAGGCGCGTATCGAGGCGTCGCAAGATGTCTCTTATGCCCGCATGGGCGAGCTGCAGATGGCCGCCGTGCGCGCCATCCTGCAGGACCCGGACGTGCAGTCGCTCAGCTCGTTTGCGGGGGTGGACGCGGCCAACAACACCATGCTCAATGCGGGGCGGCTGCTCATCAACCTCAAACCCCAGCGGGATGCGCAAGAAACCATCATGCAGCGCCTGCGCGAGCGTGTGCGGTCTGTCGCAGGCGTCACGCTGTATCTGCAGCCCACGCAGGATCTGACCATTGATGCGGAATCGGGCCCCACGGAATACCGCGTCTCTATTGGTGGTGTGGATTCGAAGCAGGTCAACGACTGGACACATCAATTGGTGGCCCGCCTGCAAAGCGAGCCCAAAGTGCGCAACGCCACCACCGATGCGGGGGCACAGGGGTTGTCGGCTTTTGTCGACATCGACCGCAACACGGCGTCGCGCCTGGCGGTCACTGCCAGTGCGGTGGATGACACGTTGTACAGCGCTTTTGGCCAGCGCATCGTGTCCACCATCTTCACAGAGACCAACCAGTACCGGGTCATCCTGGAGGCGCAGCAGGAGCAACTCAATACCCCCGAGGCACTGGGTACGCTGCAATTGCGCACAGGCTCGGGCTCGCCCACCCCGCTGGCGGCGGTCGCCACCATTCGCGAACAACTGGCGCCGCTGCAGGTGACACGTGTCGCGCAATATCCGTCGGCCACGCTGGGTTTCGACAAGGCTGAAGGGGTATCGCTGGGCACGGCCGTGGACGCCATTCGCGCAGCCGCCAAGGACATTGGCATGCCCCAGGGGCTGTCGATGGAGTTTCTGGGGGCCGCCGGGGCGTATGAAAAATCGCTGTCCAGCCAGCTGTGGCTCATTTTGGCCGCCATGGTCTGTGTTTACATCGTGCTGGGGGTGCTGTACGAGAGCTACATCCACCCGGTGACCATTCTGTCTACCCTGCCTTCGGCGGGCGTTGGCGCCCTGCTTGCGCTCATGGTCACCGGCAATGACCTGGGCGTGATTGGCATCATCGGCATCATCTTGCTGATTGGCATCGTCAAGAAGAACGCGATCATGATGATCGACTTCGCCATCGATGCGGAGCGCCACCAGGGCATGGGCCCGCAGCAGGCGATCCACCAGGCGGCGTTGCTGCGCTTCCGGCCCATCCTGATGACCACGCTGGCGGCGCTGTTTGCGGCGCTGCCGCTGATGCTGGGCTGGGGCGACGGTGCCGAGCTGCGCCGCCCGCTGGGGCTGGCCATTTTCGGGGGGCTGATCCTGAGCCAGATGCTCACGCTGTTCACCACGCCGGTGATCTACCTGGCGTTTGACCGCCTGGGCCGACGCTGGACGGGCCGGGGCACCGCTGCGGCGCCCGTGGCGGGTGGGGAAGTGCCGTGA
- a CDS encoding 2TM domain-containing protein: protein MRNHHPLITDPIERLARKRAGAKLGWYMHAGVYLVVNLLLVTLSATSGRHWAVFPAVGWGIGLAVHGVVVFLVAGGSDLHERMVRAERDRIAQQNTGS, encoded by the coding sequence ATGCGCAACCACCACCCTCTGATCACCGACCCCATCGAACGCCTGGCCCGCAAGCGCGCCGGGGCCAAACTGGGCTGGTACATGCACGCGGGGGTGTACCTTGTGGTCAATCTGCTACTGGTCACACTGTCGGCCACCAGCGGTCGCCACTGGGCGGTGTTCCCGGCCGTGGGCTGGGGCATCGGCCTGGCCGTGCATGGGGTGGTTGTGTTTCTCGTGGCGGGGGGCTCTGACCTGCACGAGCGCATGGTGCGGGCCGAGCGCGACCGCATTGCCCAGCAGAACACCGGTTCTTGA
- a CDS encoding efflux RND transporter periplasmic adaptor subunit, producing the protein MNPQEVKATPPSAIPPASPTPSGKPAKRSRWVGSLVALALVGLVGGAAWYLIQRSTSDPAQGPGRAPGGGRPLVTVGEAVARKAELPVIIDALGTVIPATTVTLRPQVSGLLTQVLFTEGQMVKKGQLLAQIDARPFEQALMQAEGTRRRDEAQLDNARLTLERYRTLLSQDSIARQDVDTQAALVKQLEGTVMTDKAQEGTARLNLNYTRLTAPASGRIGLRTVDAGNYVTSGDTAGIATITQIAPIDVQFSVPQDRVADVLAAQAQTASLGVTAFDRTRKAELDKGLFSTLDNLVDTSTGTVKAKARFENAAGALFPNQFVNVQLLLRTVSATVVPVTAVRTGSSGDYVYVINEDHTVSLRKVKRGLATVGLMAITEGLKDGERVVTEGGDRLQDGMKVQLPGAQAASGARSPRSGASGPGAGASAPRTGASAAGGHRRQRPAQNP; encoded by the coding sequence ATGAACCCGCAAGAAGTCAAAGCGACCCCGCCATCGGCCATTCCCCCCGCCTCACCCACCCCTTCCGGCAAGCCCGCCAAGCGGTCGCGCTGGGTGGGAAGCCTGGTGGCGCTGGCTCTTGTGGGGCTGGTGGGCGGGGCTGCCTGGTACCTCATCCAGCGCTCGACCAGCGACCCGGCGCAGGGGCCTGGCCGTGCACCGGGGGGCGGGCGGCCCCTGGTGACGGTGGGTGAGGCGGTTGCACGCAAGGCCGAGCTGCCTGTGATCATCGACGCGCTGGGGACCGTGATCCCCGCCACCACGGTCACCCTGCGGCCCCAGGTGTCTGGCCTGCTTACCCAGGTGCTGTTCACCGAGGGGCAAATGGTCAAGAAGGGGCAGTTGCTGGCGCAGATAGACGCCCGCCCTTTTGAGCAGGCCCTGATGCAGGCCGAAGGCACTCGCCGAAGGGACGAGGCGCAACTGGACAACGCGCGCCTGACGCTGGAGCGCTACCGCACGCTGCTGTCGCAAGACTCCATCGCGCGCCAGGATGTGGACACGCAAGCGGCGCTGGTCAAGCAGCTGGAAGGCACGGTGATGACCGACAAGGCCCAGGAGGGCACGGCGCGGCTGAACCTCAACTACACCCGGCTCACAGCGCCCGCCTCGGGGCGCATCGGCTTGCGCACGGTGGATGCCGGCAACTATGTGACGTCCGGGGACACGGCAGGTATTGCCACCATTACCCAGATTGCGCCCATCGATGTGCAGTTTTCGGTGCCGCAAGACCGGGTGGCCGATGTGCTTGCGGCGCAGGCGCAGACCGCATCGCTGGGGGTGACGGCGTTCGACCGCACGCGCAAGGCCGAGCTCGACAAGGGCCTTTTTTCCACGCTCGACAACCTGGTGGACACGAGCACCGGCACGGTCAAGGCCAAGGCCCGCTTCGAGAACGCGGCGGGTGCACTGTTTCCCAATCAGTTCGTGAATGTGCAATTGCTGCTGCGCACGGTGTCGGCCACGGTGGTGCCTGTCACTGCCGTGCGCACAGGCTCTAGTGGCGATTACGTGTATGTCATCAACGAAGACCACACGGTGTCGCTGCGCAAGGTCAAGCGCGGGCTGGCCACGGTGGGGCTCATGGCGATCACCGAAGGGCTCAAGGACGGTGAGCGCGTAGTGACCGAAGGCGGCGACCGTCTGCAGGACGGGATGAAGGTTCAGCTGCCGGGTGCCCAGGCGGCATCGGGCGCGCGCAGCCCCCGTTCCGGAGCGAGCGGGCCAGGCGCTGGCGCGTCGGCGCCCCGCACGGGCGCCTCAGCGGCAGGTGGGCACCGCCGCCAGCGTCCGGCACAGAATCCTTGA